Genomic DNA from Pecten maximus unplaced genomic scaffold, xPecMax1.1, whole genome shotgun sequence:
tattttgttttcctcATTTTATTTTGGTAAACATGGTTTGTATGGTACTGACAATTCACCTCTAGTGAATGTTACCAGGTTCGACCCctggaaaccattcaatttaagctgtttggaaaacaaaattcaattacTAGCACTCAAATGAATAACCTGACCTACTTTCAAGTTCACATGAGTTTGATACCTAATAATGATGTTAGGAATTTCTTATGTGAAATGAATTAAAGATAcaaagaatattgatatttgcttttatttatcaaaataacattttttctcCAAAATGTTTTTTGGTGATCTTACATTTAAGAAAAGTATGTAGAATAGTATCAAGAATTGTAATGCAATTagtaatatttgatataattaatcAAACCTTggtttacatattttaaaacagACATGCAGGCTGAAAATGTCTCTTGGTAACTGGCAAACAGAGGCTGAGACCCCCATCAAAGACGACAAAGTAAAAGTAAATGTGGCTGTAGGTAAAACCGCAGTAACACTGGATATTCCAACAGCCACTGTAAAGAAAGGTTGTGTGGTAAAACTTCCTGGAGTTGACAATCCATTACATATAAAGGAAAAGGTATCACATACTTCAGCAAGTACCACAGATGGTCTACAAGATTATGTTGTGAACTTTTTACAAtggtattttgtaataatcCAACTTCAGGATGCCATACATGAGGGTGATGTTGTCCGCACCAATGTGATACTGAAATATATGATACCATTCTTTTATTCTCACTCTAGTCTTTCTAAGTATTTTTCAGAGTGTATTGACTTTATATTGAAGACAGAGCTTACTCTGCCTCCAAACTATTCAATGAGGGTGCGGGCTGCATCCTTTGTGAATGTGCATGGTGGGAGAGGACAAAACAAAGCAGCTGACATGCACAAGGAAAATGAGGTTAAACTCCTAAAGGAGTTAATTAAGGGATTAGGAGCTAACAAGTCAGAACATTCTATTATTGCAATATCAAAAGCAGCTCCGGTAGTGGCTGCTGTTGTCAGCAATTTTGACAAAATGCTTGAACTGAAAAAGCTGTTAATTCTTCCCACAAGAAGAGATCGTCTGTAGATGACATAAATGCCATTTTACAGGTACTGAAAAATGTAGGTCTGTGGAAGTCTGGCAAGGTACGGTCTCTTGATGGGTTCAGGGATATGAAAAGGTCCCCTTTTCCCCTTGACAAAAATCACTTGTTCTTAACAATTCAGAGAACTATTGAGAGACTTCAGCGTGACCTTCCAAGTGTTGATAGTGATGAGGACAGTGAAAGTGAGACATAATCATGATTGTGAATTTAGAAACATATAAGAATATCAAAGTTGACTACCAACACTAGTGTGTAAGAGTTATGTAAGCTATAGTGTACCAGAGTACAATCAGCTACAGTGTACCAGGGTTAAGTCAACTATAGTGTACCAGAGTACAATCAGCTACAGTGTACCAGGGTTAAGTCAACTATAGTGTACCAGAGTACAATCAGCTATAGTGTATCAGGGAGCAGTCACCTATAGTGTACCAGAGTACAATCAGCTATAGTGTATCAGGGTGCAGTCAGCTATAGTCTATCAGGGTGTAGTCAGCTATATAGCGTACTAGGGTTAAGTCAGCTATAGCGTACTAGGGTGCAGTCAGCTATAGTGTATCAGGGTTTAGTCAGCTATAGTGTATCAGGGTTTAGTCAGCTATAGTGTATCAGGGTGCAGTCAGCTATATAGCGTACTAGGGTTTAGTCAGCTATAGTGTATCAGGGTGCAGTCAGCTATAGTGTATCAGGGTTAAGTCAGCTATATAGTGTACCAGAGTAAAATCAGCTAAAatgtatcagttatatatttaaatgaggTTTTTTCAAAGCTTAACATGAACATAATAGAAGTATGCTATTGTAGATTACATTTTGTAGGAAGCATTATACTTACTATGGATAGATATCTTATTTTCACCTGTCAGATATCTTTTTATGACTTATTATAACTATTCGTTCATGATATTACTATACATGTAAGATGTGTAATGAGATTAAGTTAATTACATCATTGGCATTATGATAAGCCTAATTCATCATTTCCATTTTTAAAACAAGTAATAAATTGATTGaagatactgtaaatcacttatatttcgcaaGGTATTTATTTTTGCGTTAATTTGTGAGGTGATTAAATCGCGAATTCAAATACCTCATGATTATTTCTATCTCTATGTGCCCATGTTTGTTCTATCGTCATTGTCACTTCTAGATAGACATTCCCAAAATTATGCATTCGTGAATATGCCTGAAAAAGTAAGCTCGTGAAATAAAATATTCGTGAAATCaaagtgatatacagtactcattattttcatgaataaaaaataaaaaaaaaagcaaaatggCATGAAAATTAAGCATTTTGGTGTCAGTGAGCACTATTACTAAGTTCCATTGAGCTGTACGTATACAAGTTCAACTGATTTTCAGCTCAAACTGTGATCATGAActaattatgtatttatatactgCTAAATTGAAGTTCAGACATGCATGTTCTCAGCAGCATTCACAAGGGACTGACGGCAGTTAGAACAGCATTCATCCATTGGGCCATCAAACACTGTCGTCTGAAAACCAAAGTATTTTACAAGTTCAACTCGCAGACATGCATCATTTACATTGCAAAAGTTTACCATGTCTGGAGACAATCCTTTCCGATTTTTAGCAATATCACTTTTGTTGTAATAGAGAATAGCTGTGGAATTTTGCCCTGTTCTTCCAGCCCTTCCTATTTCCTGTAAATATTTTTCCAGTGTTGTAGGAGGCCTACAATGAACTATGCGTGTGATGCTTGGTGCGTTTAAACCCATACCAAGAGCAACTGTAGCCAAAACAAGACGAAGGTGGGGATTGTCTTTTCTGAGTTCTTGTAAGATGTGACTTTTCATACCTTGTGTATAATCTGTGTGATATTGTGCAAACAGTCGAGACTCTGGTGTCTTGTCAGTGGAAGGATGATACTGTAATTCTTTCAGAGTAGAATTAAGATATTGGTAGTAATATCCAAGTGCATCCAAACTTTCTACATAAACAATCGTAACAGGAAAGTCTAGAAGCTTAATTTTCAGTTCTTGCGCTAGGGGGTCAATCAATTCATCATATTTGTCAGTCTTCTTTGAGTTTGGAAGACGGGGCTTtttgtctatgtatatatttggtcTGTCAGGATTCACAGTCACAGTCACATGGTTTTCGTACTGGAGTGTCTTTGTAAGCTCAAGAATAGAGGATAGAGAAGATGTAGCTGTAACAGCAAGATGTGGGCATCTGCTGAATAGACAGGTCAAATCTCCCAACTTCTTGAACTTTGGTCTGAACTCCTCTCCCCTGTAAATGTAGTTAACTTAGTTATCATTTTAGTTCTAAAATTATTGCACATGCTGTTAGATTGAGagagatacatgtatagttaAGACATTATTAATTCATGCACAACTCTGTAATTTGTTATACTCACGTGGAAAGCAATATTATAAACTAAAGTATATAGCATGATAAGagaaccatgtacatgtacatatataaatacagactGTACTCAATATTTGCTGCACTGGATGAATCTTATTAATAGTTTCCACATCAAATTATTTCTTGATTGATGTTTATCTTTtgttaagaaataaataataatacaatcATACTGAAATGAATCAAGATATATTGATCAAAGATTTCAGGAATTTTTCTctcttttgaaaaacagaacaATACGGACCATTACGAATGACTCTCAGGAATCGAACCTGATGACCAATGTATACGTAACAGTCAAACCAATACAGCCAAGCTTTCAAAATTGATCCCATTGCTCTGTTTTCTGTCATCAAAACATTTTCCCCAAAAGAATAAAATTCAGTGAACTGAAATTGGTGTCCAGTGCAGAAAAAACTGACATAATGTAAATTACaagtatacatgttttatgatattttgcATCTGGCAACctactgtacagtataacttATACAATAAGCATCCTATCATCTTAGtttttctaaatatttacctagCCATTTGCATAATTCAGACAAGTCATgaatatatctatgtatataatttatatagtatGTTTATCAATTCCTAaactacataatgtacatgtccatataaatgtgtatgtgtgtgtattatttCCAGAATTTGTCAAGCATGATATGTACGTAAGGGTTCACATGTACATTTGGACCAGTGTGAAATTTCAATTGATACAATGGAAATGAGGGAATTTATATTGATTTGCGAAGAAATTTCAATAActtatactgtatttatatggTATGATCAATGAAGACATTGCCTTTTTAGCTGAACAGAGTTGCATGGCTTTTATGATCTGAGGACCATGAATTAGAAGTATTTGACCATTTCAAAAGTCAAatcaatttcttttaattttaagGGTCATACGTATACATGcctcattttcaaaatgactaATCAATAATTGCTTtgtataaaacatgtacatttttttctggagTGTCACTGTAATGAAAGCCTCTTTTATAATGATTCACAATGATAGTAAAATGCATGATGTTCAATGATTGATAGATGTGCATTATAAGGTATCATGTTATTCTGgttataatttaaaatttgtctcagctaaaaaaagaaatgtttgatGGCGTGAAtgtgaatgtacatgtacaatgtatatgcttGCTTTTAGTCAAGatgaatataatattgatgCATTACAACTTCCAAAAAAAAAGTGGACACCAAAAATGGTTTAGTTATTTGTCACACAACCTGcataaaacaaaacaccaaTACAATTGCTAGTTAAGAagaccacatacatgtacaatgcacATGCATGATTACTTTTATCTTTCAAGATCCTTTTACTAATACTACAGTAAGCAATTTACTGAACCCCAGCCCCCAATTAATAGCACCCAACCTTTTACCCataatcatcattttttttatcgaGGGTGTATTATAAAAGAAGAAGAATAAATTTGTATAGACTTAAGCTAAATTGTAAATAGGATACCTACCACTCTGCGATCATGTGGACTTcatctataacaacactacaAATTTTGTCCTGGTATAGAGGCGATCTCAAAACAGAATGCATTCTTTTGCAGAGGGCGGATTCTGGGTGAGCATACATCACATTATATCGTCCGTCTGTTATGTCTTTCCATGCAATGTCTTTCATCGTCCATGCAGCAGAAACTCCGTCTTCGTCAGGGGAAAGGTCATCGTCAATCACACCCTCCGTCATAAATGTTTTACTAGTTGAACCCGACAAATAACATGCAGCTATACCCTTTCCCCGTAACCCTATCACTTGGTCCTCCATTATACTGTTTAACGGGCAAATAACCAGGACAATATAAGGTGTGCGAGAGTTATGTTTTCGCTGAAATAGCCAGGAAGTAACTGGAAAATGACGCTTTTGCTCCctttaaaaactaaaaacgcTTTTTgcaaaaaccattttttttccccaaattttaGAAACAAGTcctttttaaataaatgacaaagTCCGCCTTTTTCAAAGGGGAAACTTTTGTCCTTTCACcaacccaaaaattttttaatcCGCCCTTTTTATCCCCGGGATTTTCTGTTTCCAAACCGAAGGCCCTTGGCCCCGTTTGTTGGATAAACTCCGCCTTTATCCGAAAGGCCTTTTTTCCCCTTCGAAGTGGACTCCCGATTGGCGTTTTTTGATAAACCCCCTCCTTGCTTTTTTCCTGAACCggggtttttccttttttaaaaaaaatttgttaaaaaaaaccaaaaaaagcCCATTGGTTCTTAAATTTTTCAAAACGAAAATTTTCCTAAAaacttaaatttgttttttcaaaatttcatccTAACGGAAAATTTAAGAACTTTAAAAAACCCAACAGGAACAGAAGATTGGCGGggtttttcaaaaatttttaaaaaaaaatttttgcctaacaatttactttttataatggtcaaatttgaacaaaattttaGAAGCATCCcggggaaaaaattttaaagagGGTCCCCCAGGGGTGAGGGCGGGACcgggtttaaaatttttttaattaaaataaagaaCGTCTGTTCCTCACAATTACCTCCTAAGGGGTGGGAATTTTTGGAACAAATGGGGCGGGGAAGGCAaaggtaggtactcaaaatttcccaaaaaatttaCGGGAGGCCAGGGGCCCGAGGGCGGGCCAAGTAAATTGGCTTTTAAAAAAGAACGTTCTTTAAAAAACTTTCCCCCCAAGGGTTAAACGCTTAAGGCACGGGGGAAATTTAAATGAAGGGGGCCGTTATCACCACTGGCGGGGGTGAAAAGGGGTAAGGGAGAATACCTCCCccaaattttaatgaaattatggcaggttttatttaaaaaagacTTGGCCCGCAAATTCCTAAAATTACCTCCCAAAAAAGGCCTAACCCACTTTTTTGGCCCGGGAAAAGTGGGGGaaaaaacccctttaaaaaaCCCGGTTAAGgtttgggttttaaaaaaaaccccaaaaacggGTTTGGGACGCCTTGGGgcgttttaaaaaaaagggtcCCAAAATTTTTTCCCCGAACATTTCCTTCCCttccccaaaatttttaaatggGGTCCTTTTCGGGGgtttttgttaaatataaaGATCCTCCGGATCTGATCAATCCATTATTTACACAAAAGGTTGGATGAAGTCAAAAACCGGGGGGATACTTTGTTTGGTTTCTTCAAGGGGGGAATAAAAGGGTCATCTTAAATGCGGTAAAATCAGGGTTGTTTGGAAAACCTTTTCCCACCTGTAAAATTTACCAAAGGGGGGGGGTAACTGGACTTGAGCCC
This window encodes:
- the LOC117318569 gene encoding uncharacterized protein LOC117318569, whose product is MEKFAMNTLDDTPKHDMIPSNICLQHKHHKEEVANRVMEEIVKDIFIPFEDKAQTCRLKMSLGNWQTEAETPIKDDKVKVNVAVGKTAVTLDIPTATVKKGCVVKLPGVDNPLHIKEKVSHTSASTTDGLQDYVVNFLQWYFVIIQLQDAIHEGDVVRTNVILKYMIPFFYSHSSLSKYFSECIDFILKTELTLPPNYSMRVRAASFVNVHGGRGQNKAADMHKENEVKLLKELIKGLGANKSEHSIIAISKAAPVVAAVVSNFDKMLELKKLLILPTRRDRL
- the LOC117318571 gene encoding mediator of RNA polymerase II transcription subunit 34-like; its protein translation is MEDQVIGLRGKGIAACYLSGSTSKTFMTEGVIDDDLSPDEDGVSAAWTMKDIAWKDITDGRYNVMYAHPESALCKRMHSVLRSPLYQDKICSVVIDEVHMIAEWGEEFRPKFKKLGDLTCLFSRCPHLAVTATSSLSSILELTKTLQYENHVTVTVNPDRPNIYIDKKPRLPNSKKTDKYDELIDPLAQELKIKLLDFPVTIVYVESLDALGYYYQYLNSTLKELQYHPSTDKTPESRLFAQYHTDYTQGMKSHILQELRKDNPHLRLVLATVALGMGLNAPSITRIVHCRPPTTLEKYLQEIGRAGRTGQNSTAILYYNKSDIAKNRKGLSPDMVNFCNVNDACLRVELVKYFGFQTTVFDGPMDECCSNCRQSLVNAAENMHV